The region TCCTTATTGCTTACGAAGGATACGGAAACCTCTGTGCCGGGTGCAATCCCTTCCGCATCAGCTGTAAACAGGATCAGTCGCTGGAGTAAATCCACATAATCGGAAGAGATGGAATTCGTTTGATCATGAAAGTCAATATGCATTAATTTGCCTCCTTAGTTGGGTATTTAATTCTTGAATGAAAGATACCTTTTAACGTTTCACAGATTGTCTGATACACCTTATCCAATTCATTTAATGTAAGGTCACATTCGCTAAGTTGTCCGTCCATTAACCGGTCTCTAACGATTGATGCCACAATTTCATCAATCTTTTCTTTAGTGGGTTCTTTTAAAGACCGTACCGCAGCTTCCACCGAATCACAAATACTTATAATCGCTGCCTCCTTTGTTTGCGGTTTGGGGCCAGGATATCTGAACATGGTTTCACTTACATTTTCATTCTCCTTTGTTTCTTTATGATAAAAATATTTCAGCAATGTGGTACCATGATGCTGCTCTGCAATATCGATAATTTCCTCTGGTATTTTATGTTTTTTTAGTAATTCTGCTCCATCATACGGATGATTGATGATGATTTCCGCACTTTGAAGCGGATCTATTAAATCATGCGGATTTTTAATCGATACCTGATTTTCAATAAAATAATGTGGCCGTTTCGTTTTCCCGATATCATGGTAATATGCACCAACTCTCGCCATAAGCCCATTCGCTCCCACTGCTTCACAAGCAGTTTCACTGAGGTTTGCAACCATTACAGAGTGATGATAGGTTCCCGGTGCCTCTGTAAGAATCTTTCGAAGTAGCGGCTGATTCGGGCTTGCCAGTGAAAGCAATTTTATGTCCGATAAAATCCCCAATCCCGTTTCAAAAAAAGGGAGCAAGCCAATAGTCAGAACCGCTGACAACAATGCCGCAAAAATACCATATCCTGTTTGAATAAGTATATCGCTGAATGAATATTTCTCAAATGACAGGAATAAGAATAATAATATAGTCAGCGTATTTACAATGGCCATACCTCCTCCTGCCTTAATGATAGCAAGCCTGTCTTTGACATTAACCAGGAAAATGATGCCTGCCAGCTGTGCAAAGAAAAAGTAAATGCCCGCTTCTATGTTTAATAATGCCGGTATTTTGCCATTGAAAATCACACTTCCCAAAATCGCATAAAGCATGGACAGCACGATTGCAAAGCGTTCATCAATCAATTGTTTCATCAGCAATGATCCGGTCGCAACCGGGACCGCAAAAAACAGTGGATTGCTAGTAGTTGTAAACAAGCCGACCACTTTCATGGCGGCAATTACAATAAGGCTGATAAACAGAACAGCTGCAATTTTTCTGTTGTCCAACTGATCCTTTTTGAATAAATGATTCATTTCAGAACCGATGATCGCTACAATTAGCAGTATTAACAAGACGAGCCCAATCACAGGAAAAACATTACGTTCCTGATTTAAAAGACCGACTAACTCCAATTCTTCATATACTTCGTCAGTAATGGTCTGTCCTTCCCTGACGATTATTTCCCCGGCCCGGATAATAACCGGTTCAACATTGCTTGCTGCTTCTTTCCTTGCTTGCATTGTCTTTTCAACATCGAAGAACGAATTTTCCACAACAGCAAATTCACCCAATTTTTGCAATGGTTCTTTCAAGCTTTTTTCCAGGGGTGAATATTTAATACTTTGTTTTACATCCGCTTCAGCACGTTGAATATTTTCAGTGCGCACACCCTCATTCAGTTCGGTTTCTAAACTGGAAAGCAGCAATTTTTTTGCAGCTGATCGGTTACTTGCTTTCATATCCAATAATTCATAAAATAAACCATCATCAATTGCCTCGGTGATTTCCGGGGACAAAATTTGTTCCAGCCGTTCGACTTGTTCTTGGCTCGATATAGACGTTTCCGGATTTGTTTTACCACTTTTGAAAGCTTCATCTTCAACTTTCACCACTGCCTCAAATATTTCTTTCACATAAGAAAGGCGCTCTTTTGTAATTTCAGTGGAAATATTATATCTGTCTTCTACTGATTGAACAGTTTCACGCGTTTTTCGCGCTGTTTCCGAGTTATTTTCAATCGTAATCGGCGAACGGATTGTGTCGTCTGCTTCAGAAAACCGTTCAATGTTATATGTCTCGGTATATACATTGTTCACAGTCATAGCAAAGAAGAAGACACCCAAAAGAATCATAGCAGCAACAATCACCATCCACTTAGGCTGTATATGTAATAAATGTTGCAGAAGTTTCTTCATGAATGTCACCTCAACATCCGGAATGTGAATACAGAAATAAGACCCCTTATACGAAGGGTCTTACATTTTTCCAATAAACCTTAATGAGCGTTCTCGTAGGCATTGATAATTTTCTGTACCAGCGGGTGTCTTACTACATCGGTTTGTGTTAGCTGAATAAAGGAAATACCATCGACGGGTGCCAATAAATTATTTGCTGTATACAAGCCCGATTTAACTCCTTTTGGCAAATCAATCTGGGTGATATCACCGGTGATGACCATTTTGGAACCAAAACCAAGTCGGGTCAAAAACATTTTCATTTGTTCCGGTGTCGTATTCTGAGCCTCATCCAAAATAACAAATGCATCGTCCAACGTTCTTCCTCGCATATATGCCAACGGTGCAATCTCAATTGTATCCCGTTCAATCAGGCGCAATGTATGTTCCGCTCCAAGCACATCGTGAAGCGCATCATACAATGGTCTTAAATACGGATCAACCTTCTCCTTTAAATCACCAGGCAGGAAACCGAGACTTTCGCCCGCTTCAACTGCAGGACGTGTTAAAATAATTCGCTTAACCTCACCATTCTTCAGGGCGCGGATAGCCATCACTACAGCAAGATAAGTTTTTCCTGTTCCCGCCGGTCCTATTCCAAAAACAAGATCATGTGACTTAATTGCAGCGATGTAACTTTTTTGACCAAGTGTTTTCACCCGAATGGACTTGCCATTGGCGTTCTTTGTTATTTCATCTTCGAACAAAGCTTCAAACTGATTTAGTTTTCCTTTTTTGGCCAAATCTGCTGCATACACAACATCCCGTTCAGTAATTGTTAATCCTTTTCTGACTACTGACAGGAGTGTTATAAGCAATTCTTCCGCTAAAGATGCAGCTTCTTCACTTCCCGATACATGCACCTGCTCTCCCCTTGTTACAATGGTGATGTCCAATTGCTGTTCAATCTGTTTCAAAAATTTATCATTCGTACCAAACAGTTCTAACGCTTCGTTTGGTGTTTTCAGCTGTAAATCTATTGTTTTAAAGTTTCCTGACATAATCAATCTCCTTGATTTAGTGGTACTTCCTTTACAATATCTTCTTTTACTGTTATATATAAGATTAATTTAACTTTACCATTCTCAGTGGTTTCATGCAAAATATTTTCAGAGACAATCCTTGCCTCGTTACCAAGCTGAAGCTGAAGTTCATTCTTTGCCTGTTTTATCCCAACTTTAATTGCTTCAGCTTTACTTCGCTTTACTTTGTTATACTCCTTTTCGCTTAAAATAGTTTCAACCATTTTCACCGGCAGTTCCCATTTTAAAAAGTACAACTCGTTTACATTTCGTTCTTTATGGGTATTATCAAATTCCGGCGAACCAAACCCCCATACAGGTAATTCAAATCCGTTTATTTTCAGATGATACTTGCTCTCCCGCTCACCTGTAAGCAACTCATAATTTGCTTCCAGTGGAATGGTGACCGAAACCTCGTACCACGTTTTGGCGATAATATCGGCTTCCGCTTCGACCAGTTCGTACTTCTTGTCCTTTTTATTTTCATCAAATCGCAGCTTGCCGGAGACCAGCAGATCACCCGGTTCCACATAATCATTCACCTGAGCTTTTGGAACTCCCTTGGACACATACATCTTCTGAATGACGCCTTTTTTTGCCGCCACAAGGTTTCTTGGCCCTTCCTTTTCTTCCTCTTCCACAATCGTTTTTTCAACGCCTTCCAAAACAAAGGTTGTCCCTTTTTTATGCACACCGACCCAAAGGAGTTCCGGAATATCATGGATCAGTTTTTGCTGTATCACACTCGATTTATCAATCGAAAAGGTCCATGCTCCCTGATGAATGCCATATTCCTCCAATTGTTTACTGATTTCCTCCTCCAAGTCTGTCGGGACATTCATAATTCGTACTTCCCAAATGATATTGGACAGAAAGAAAATGAGCAGCATACTCATTATAAAGGCAGTAAGAATTTCTTTCCGCAGTGTCAATTTTTTCAGGATAAATGGCAGTCCTTTTTTGTTGATAAAGCTAACTTTAAAATCCGTTTTTCTTCTAATCTGCTTCATTTTTTTCAAGTGTTTTAACCTGATGTTCCCTGTACAAACTGTTTCCGATTCCTTACGAATATTCCAGACAAAAACACCTTGATCAGCACACGCCTGAAAAAACTTCTCCGGATTTAAACCGTCTATTTTAATCGTGACATAGCCAGTTAAATAAGAACCTTGCATTTGTTTCATGTTCTCACCCTTTTCCCTGGTATCATTTATTCAGGAATGAATTTTATATCCGTAATAGTACCTTCCAGCAGGATTTCTTCAGGCAGCATTGTTTTTAACACGAATGATGTACCCATTATTTGAATAAATCCTTTATTTGCCCGCACTGTCAGCTCTTTATCAGAATACACGACAAGTCCCTTGTGATTTTCTATGTATACATGGATTTGTCCAATCGTTGTAATTCTGGGTAATTCCAGCATGACATCTGATGGAAGGTCCAAATACTTTGTCAGTAATGGAGCGATTCGCTGCTGTAATTTTTTCATAGCTGTGGCCCCCTCTCACCATCATATTTATGCGGTTAAGAACATAAAAAAGAACCACTTTCAGTAACTGACTGTCTGAAAGTGGTTCATATTCATTAATTTCTTTTTTTGGATGACACGCTGTTATACGGTTTCATTGCCCTCGGCTTACCTAAAACCTCCGACATGATAATACCATTAACCAGCCCTTTTTTATTCAAGTTGCTCCTGACTCTTTTCTTAAACTGCTTTTGTTCATCAGAAAGGCCTTTCTCTGAAGTAGACCGTTCTGAAGACATAAGACTTTCATATTTACGTTTATCCATTTCAATTTGTGTCTCTGACCGTTCTTTTTCACCATGCCGCGTAAGGTGTTCTACCTCATCGCCAAAATCCGTTTCATATGTCGGCTGCACAGATGTATTTTCACTCTTCTTTTCCTGTGAATTGCTGGCTTTCTTTGGCATATTAAAGATTTCTTTTACAGGTTTCATGTCCTTTTTCTCCTTTGATTTGGAAGAAAAGGCACTAACAAGGCCAAAGATGATAAGGATAAGAAATGGCAGAAATTGCTCCATTGCACAGCTCCTTTCCCGATTCAATTCTTATTTCTTACTATCTTCATCATCATCCTGTGATAATTTTCCGATTGAATCACGCATATCCGTATCGGCATCGATGTTTTTGTAATTCATATAATCCATTACACCAAGATTTCCGGAACGTAATGCCTCTGCAAGTGCACGCGGTACATCTGCTTCAGCTTCGACCACTTTAGCACGCATTTCTTCCACTTTTGCAGCCATCTCTTGTTCTTGTGCAACAGCCATGGCACGACGCTCTTCAGCTTTGGCCTGAGCAATATTCTTATCTGCTTCGGCCTGATCTGTTTGCAAAATAGCGCCAATGTTTTTACCAATATCAATATCTGCAATATCAATCGATAAAATTTCAAATGCAGTGCCGGCATCAAGTCCCCTTGACAAAACATTTTGGGAGATGGAGTCCGGATTTTCCAATACTTTTGCATGTGTTTCCGAACTACCAATAGTACTTACAATCCCCTCACCTACACGAGCGATTACAGTTTCTTCACCAGCACCACCGACAAGTCGATCGATGTTAGCACGAACCGTAATTCTTGCTTTTGCTTTTACTTCAATTCCGTCAATTGCAATACCGGAAATAAACGGGGTTTCAATTACTTTCGGGTTTACACTCATCTGTACTGCTTCAAGCACATCACGACCGGCAAGATCAATCGCAGCCGTCCGTTCGAAGCTCAACTCAATGTTTGCGCGTTGTGCAGCAATCAATGCATTGACTACTCTGTCAACATTTCCACCCGCCAAATAGTGACTCTCGAGCTGGTTTGTTGTTACACTTAACCCAGCTTTATGTGCTTTGATTAACGGGTTGATGACTCTGGAAGGAATAACCCTTCGCAACCGCATCCCAACCAAAGTAAAAATTCCAACCTTAACCCCTGCTGCCAGCGCACTAATCCAAAGCATTACAGGGATAAACGTAAATAATACCGCCACAACAATTAATATAACTGCAATAATAATTATTGGCATAAGTTGAATATCCATCAAGATTCCTCCTGTTCATTTTCATTGTTCCTTAATTCTCTCACCACTACGCGAACTCCTTCGACTTTCAAAACTTTAACAGGTCGATTT is a window of Virgibacillus ihumii DNA encoding:
- a CDS encoding HD family phosphohydrolase — protein: MKKLLQHLLHIQPKWMVIVAAMILLGVFFFAMTVNNVYTETYNIERFSEADDTIRSPITIENNSETARKTRETVQSVEDRYNISTEITKERLSYVKEIFEAVVKVEDEAFKSGKTNPETSISSQEQVERLEQILSPEITEAIDDGLFYELLDMKASNRSAAKKLLLSSLETELNEGVRTENIQRAEADVKQSIKYSPLEKSLKEPLQKLGEFAVVENSFFDVEKTMQARKEAASNVEPVIIRAGEIIVREGQTITDEVYEELELVGLLNQERNVFPVIGLVLLILLIVAIIGSEMNHLFKKDQLDNRKIAAVLFISLIVIAAMKVVGLFTTTSNPLFFAVPVATGSLLMKQLIDERFAIVLSMLYAILGSVIFNGKIPALLNIEAGIYFFFAQLAGIIFLVNVKDRLAIIKAGGGMAIVNTLTILLFLFLSFEKYSFSDILIQTGYGIFAALLSAVLTIGLLPFFETGLGILSDIKLLSLASPNQPLLRKILTEAPGTYHHSVMVANLSETACEAVGANGLMARVGAYYHDIGKTKRPHYFIENQVSIKNPHDLIDPLQSAEIIINHPYDGAELLKKHKIPEEIIDIAEQHHGTTLLKYFYHKETKENENVSETMFRYPGPKPQTKEAAIISICDSVEAAVRSLKEPTKEKIDEIVASIVRDRLMDGQLSECDLTLNELDKVYQTICETLKGIFHSRIKYPTKEAN
- a CDS encoding PhoH family protein; this encodes MSGNFKTIDLQLKTPNEALELFGTNDKFLKQIEQQLDITIVTRGEQVHVSGSEEAASLAEELLITLLSVVRKGLTITERDVVYAADLAKKGKLNQFEALFEDEITKNANGKSIRVKTLGQKSYIAAIKSHDLVFGIGPAGTGKTYLAVVMAIRALKNGEVKRIILTRPAVEAGESLGFLPGDLKEKVDPYLRPLYDALHDVLGAEHTLRLIERDTIEIAPLAYMRGRTLDDAFVILDEAQNTTPEQMKMFLTRLGFGSKMVITGDITQIDLPKGVKSGLYTANNLLAPVDGISFIQLTQTDVVRHPLVQKIINAYENAH
- the yqfD gene encoding sporulation protein YqfD; the protein is MKQMQGSYLTGYVTIKIDGLNPEKFFQACADQGVFVWNIRKESETVCTGNIRLKHLKKMKQIRRKTDFKVSFINKKGLPFILKKLTLRKEILTAFIMSMLLIFFLSNIIWEVRIMNVPTDLEEEISKQLEEYGIHQGAWTFSIDKSSVIQQKLIHDIPELLWVGVHKKGTTFVLEGVEKTIVEEEEKEGPRNLVAAKKGVIQKMYVSKGVPKAQVNDYVEPGDLLVSGKLRFDENKKDKKYELVEAEADIIAKTWYEVSVTIPLEANYELLTGERESKYHLKINGFELPVWGFGSPEFDNTHKERNVNELYFLKWELPVKMVETILSEKEYNKVKRSKAEAIKVGIKQAKNELQLQLGNEARIVSENILHETTENGKVKLILYITVKEDIVKEVPLNQGD
- the yqfC gene encoding sporulation protein YqfC — encoded protein: MKKLQQRIAPLLTKYLDLPSDVMLELPRITTIGQIHVYIENHKGLVVYSDKELTVRANKGFIQIMGTSFVLKTMLPEEILLEGTITDIKFIPE
- the floA gene encoding flotillin-like protein FloA (flotillin-like protein involved in membrane lipid rafts) codes for the protein MDIQLMPIIIIAVILIVVAVLFTFIPVMLWISALAAGVKVGIFTLVGMRLRRVIPSRVINPLIKAHKAGLSVTTNQLESHYLAGGNVDRVVNALIAAQRANIELSFERTAAIDLAGRDVLEAVQMSVNPKVIETPFISGIAIDGIEVKAKARITVRANIDRLVGGAGEETVIARVGEGIVSTIGSSETHAKVLENPDSISQNVLSRGLDAGTAFEILSIDIADIDIGKNIGAILQTDQAEADKNIAQAKAEERRAMAVAQEQEMAAKVEEMRAKVVEAEADVPRALAEALRSGNLGVMDYMNYKNIDADTDMRDSIGKLSQDDDEDSKK